A genomic segment from Desulfallas thermosapovorans DSM 6562 encodes:
- a CDS encoding PadR family transcriptional regulator: MRKPYQELIDASKLSGGLLLRGLLPFYVLSLLAREKMYGKQIIDQITIMTGGNWKPSPGSIYPILQKMVRLGFVAHYMEDSKGKSTRVYEITGLGRDSLRDMREEIKPRLKNTIELLNKHLKELESS; this comes from the coding sequence ATTGACGCATCAAAGTTAAGTGGAGGGTTACTTTTAAGGGGGCTGCTGCCTTTTTATGTGCTTAGTTTGCTGGCAAGAGAGAAGATGTACGGCAAGCAAATAATTGATCAGATAACAATTATGACCGGGGGCAATTGGAAACCCTCGCCCGGTTCCATTTATCCCATTCTGCAAAAGATGGTGAGACTGGGGTTTGTAGCTCACTACATGGAAGATTCCAAGGGGAAATCCACACGGGTCTATGAAATAACTGGTTTAGGAAGGGATTCACTCAGGGATATGCGTGAAGAAATAAAGCCCAGGCTGAAAAATACAATAGAGCTTTTAAATAAGCATTTAAAAGAATTGGAAAGTAGTTAA